From the genome of uncultured Cohaesibacter sp., one region includes:
- a CDS encoding curli assembly protein CsgF, with product MKSIFGFVALMMIAQTAHSSELTYTPVNPSFGGNPLNSTHLLNIANAQKTATASDANDSDSSSAYSTSDSETSADLFVRQLEGRLLSALASQVTEAIFGDDPQQSGTITFGDTEITFEQGSGSIVLTITDFTDGTVTHIEVPQLQTN from the coding sequence ATGAAATCCATATTTGGTTTTGTCGCATTGATGATGATTGCGCAGACTGCGCATTCGTCGGAGCTGACATACACGCCCGTGAACCCCTCGTTCGGGGGCAATCCTCTGAACTCTACTCACCTGCTCAACATTGCAAATGCCCAGAAGACTGCAACGGCAAGCGATGCCAACGACAGCGACTCCAGTTCCGCTTACTCGACATCCGACAGCGAAACGTCGGCTGACCTGTTCGTTCGCCAGCTTGAGGGCCGTTTGCTGTCGGCTCTCGCCAGTCAGGTGACAGAGGCCATTTTCGGGGACGATCCGCAACAGAGCGGCACCATCACTTTTGGCGATACCGAGATCACGTTCGAGCAGGGTAGCGGATCGATTGTATTGACGATCACCGACTTCACCGACGGCACCGTCACCCACATCGAAGTCCCACAGTTGCAAACTAACTAG
- a CDS encoding peptidoglycan-binding domain-containing protein, producing MNWRIHLVTGLSLAATGLFALSSGGLWAEPDPAFSGAGSDAGNTISVSTQGTVSRVDDPGSVLHGPTLITSGFSGIAAYGISGETESDQVAHLFIDLDGASATFVSINDFGAGFDGREIKRTPYRKLLAKDIGQVFGMALDDAERPNLYLAASSAYGLPIVGRDRNGDRVPDKLYTGRSDAQFMDGLFGSVNDNGPGSIWKVDGATGRISRFASIKLDNVANSGPALGNIAFDGKSRQLFVSDRDTGMIFRLDLDGHVLESYDHGTIARTVVGMKPVHFDTRNRLDITVPSFDVEDPTTWHYAKEGRRVWAVAVEDGRLYYSVAEGPSVWSVGIDPEDGNFKLDARQELTLEASRRGMEISDIEFGPDGSLILAQRGAQQGSYDFSRLARSRLADVLRFRKTDEGRWRADPVAYAVGFAAQKKNSTGGLALGPGYDAKGELVADRCRETLWTSGEQLRDDASLADKLRESGALKVDGVQAQPLLALPDSSRPPWKSYFIDYDGAYPGVVESGHIGDVEVFGCEGLADTKAPEQVAPATKAQVETIIPRSAEPRLISETGLDIKKEQVGDCRGDTAGRNYNCDFRLTITNKGASQYSGPLVITDEFQRPHPTAMVLVDGKEWRCSQPSSNYLVCLHEAFTLEAGQSRSLTMSLRIPAQVRENRFYNCALLGHKSVFRQKVTVAQLSLEAAGIRSGGVDGLVGPSTRRGLRLLQAQLGMRATGEMNDQLLRMLGLPMADANTASCVSTLLPAMPFTGAGTPSETSSPDNAKPPVLLTPPSSQREQPSEPRVIPAEPENDAICDWDTTVQRGDSCACRFDGMRKISPGRCACRRGASFVAGKGCVFEEPQDFCDADSTERKGRSCFCRYPGMNRVNSRTCACGPGEDLVKGKGCVPKRPAKPRPPQQGPSCDRETALIYNGRCECRYPLHVQDIATGLCLQQSQCGSGAWTGLRLAQRAAVSVTGSEVSARRDTSL from the coding sequence ATGAATTGGCGTATTCACCTCGTCACGGGCCTGTCACTGGCAGCAACGGGACTCTTCGCACTATCTTCTGGCGGTCTTTGGGCTGAGCCGGATCCCGCGTTCAGTGGGGCTGGGTCTGATGCGGGCAATACCATATCAGTCAGCACACAGGGCACGGTATCTCGGGTCGATGATCCCGGATCGGTGTTGCATGGCCCGACCCTGATCACCAGTGGTTTCTCCGGCATTGCCGCCTATGGAATATCAGGGGAGACGGAGAGCGATCAGGTGGCGCATTTGTTCATCGATCTTGATGGTGCGTCGGCCACCTTCGTTTCCATCAATGACTTCGGTGCCGGGTTTGATGGACGGGAGATCAAGCGCACGCCCTACCGCAAGCTGCTGGCCAAAGATATCGGACAGGTGTTCGGCATGGCACTTGATGATGCAGAACGCCCCAATCTCTATCTTGCGGCCAGTTCCGCCTATGGGCTGCCCATCGTTGGCAGGGACCGCAATGGCGACCGGGTGCCGGACAAGCTCTATACCGGCCGTTCCGACGCCCAATTCATGGATGGCCTGTTCGGATCGGTCAACGACAATGGGCCCGGCAGCATCTGGAAGGTGGATGGCGCAACAGGCCGGATCAGCCGCTTTGCCTCGATCAAGCTCGACAATGTCGCGAACTCAGGTCCGGCTCTCGGCAACATTGCCTTTGATGGCAAAAGTCGCCAGCTGTTCGTATCGGACAGGGATACGGGCATGATTTTCCGGCTTGATCTCGATGGTCATGTGCTCGAATCCTATGATCACGGAACCATTGCCCGTACTGTTGTCGGCATGAAGCCTGTGCATTTCGACACCCGCAATCGTCTCGATATCACCGTGCCGTCCTTCGATGTCGAAGATCCGACGACCTGGCACTATGCCAAGGAAGGGCGGCGGGTCTGGGCCGTGGCGGTCGAGGATGGGCGTCTCTATTATTCGGTCGCAGAAGGGCCTTCTGTCTGGTCGGTCGGCATCGACCCTGAAGACGGCAATTTCAAACTCGATGCTCGTCAAGAGCTGACGCTGGAAGCCAGTCGCCGGGGCATGGAGATTTCGGATATCGAGTTCGGGCCGGATGGCTCGCTGATCCTCGCGCAACGCGGTGCCCAGCAGGGTTCCTATGACTTCTCGCGTCTCGCCAGATCCCGGCTTGCAGATGTTCTGCGCTTCAGGAAGACAGATGAGGGGCGATGGCGGGCAGATCCTGTGGCCTATGCGGTCGGTTTTGCTGCCCAGAAGAAGAACAGCACTGGCGGTCTGGCGCTCGGCCCGGGGTATGATGCCAAGGGAGAATTGGTCGCTGACCGCTGTCGCGAAACGCTTTGGACGAGCGGTGAGCAATTGCGCGATGATGCCAGTCTGGCCGACAAGCTGCGCGAGAGCGGAGCTTTGAAGGTCGACGGGGTGCAGGCACAACCTTTGCTGGCTCTGCCCGACAGCAGTCGACCACCCTGGAAATCCTACTTTATCGATTATGATGGCGCCTATCCGGGCGTCGTTGAGAGCGGACACATCGGGGATGTCGAGGTCTTTGGCTGTGAGGGGCTCGCCGATACCAAGGCACCCGAACAAGTCGCTCCCGCGACTAAGGCGCAGGTCGAGACCATCATTCCCCGCTCAGCCGAGCCGCGACTGATTTCCGAGACCGGGCTTGATATCAAGAAAGAGCAGGTCGGCGATTGTCGCGGGGATACGGCCGGGCGGAACTATAACTGTGATTTCAGGCTGACGATCACCAACAAGGGCGCAAGTCAATATTCGGGCCCTCTTGTCATTACGGACGAGTTCCAGCGACCTCACCCGACAGCGATGGTGCTGGTTGACGGGAAAGAATGGCGCTGTTCGCAGCCATCCTCGAACTATCTGGTTTGTCTGCATGAGGCTTTTACTCTTGAGGCCGGGCAGTCGAGGTCGCTGACCATGAGCCTGCGGATTCCGGCTCAGGTCCGTGAGAACCGGTTCTACAATTGCGCGCTGCTTGGCCACAAGTCGGTTTTCCGGCAGAAGGTCACAGTGGCTCAGCTTTCTCTCGAGGCTGCCGGGATCCGGTCTGGTGGTGTCGATGGCCTAGTGGGCCCGAGTACCCGTCGGGGGTTGCGTTTGTTGCAGGCCCAGTTGGGCATGAGGGCGACGGGCGAGATGAATGACCAATTGTTGCGGATGCTCGGCCTTCCGATGGCGGATGCCAACACGGCGTCCTGCGTTTCGACCCTGTTGCCAGCCATGCCCTTTACCGGGGCCGGGACGCCGAGTGAGACAAGCTCTCCCGACAATGCCAAGCCTCCCGTTCTGCTGACACCGCCATCTAGTCAGAGAGAGCAGCCCTCTGAGCCGCGGGTGATCCCGGCCGAGCCGGAGAATGACGCTATCTGCGATTGGGATACCACGGTTCAGCGCGGAGACAGCTGTGCCTGCCGCTTTGATGGCATGCGCAAGATATCTCCGGGAAGGTGCGCCTGTCGTCGGGGAGCAAGCTTCGTTGCCGGGAAGGGGTGTGTCTTCGAAGAGCCGCAGGATTTCTGTGATGCGGACAGCACCGAGAGGAAAGGTCGCTCCTGCTTCTGCCGATATCCGGGCATGAACCGGGTCAACAGCCGCACTTGCGCTTGCGGGCCGGGTGAAGATCTGGTCAAGGGCAAGGGTTGTGTGCCCAAGCGCCCCGCAAAGCCACGCCCGCCTCAGCAGGGGCCGAGCTGTGACCGGGAGACGGCACTCATCTATAATGGTCGCTGCGAATGCCGCTACCCCCTACATGTACAAGACATCGCAACGGGCCTGTGCCTGCAACAATCCCAATGCGGCTCTGGTGCCTGGACAGGGCTGCGTCTTGCCCAGCGAGCCGCTGTATCCGTCACGGGATCCGAGGTATCTGCCCGAAGAGACACCAGCCTGTGA
- a CDS encoding DUF2849 domain-containing protein encodes MMERLMFVVTGNRLLDGIVVYLADGGLWVEDIQQAAVLETKEAADASLPGAGEDIVSLDVIPVERDEQAGLRPARLRERIRAAGPTINPFASIDLSRRFPEANH; translated from the coding sequence ATGATGGAGAGACTGATGTTTGTAGTTACCGGCAATCGCCTGCTCGATGGCATCGTTGTCTATCTGGCCGATGGTGGCCTCTGGGTGGAAGACATCCAGCAGGCTGCGGTGCTAGAGACAAAGGAAGCCGCTGACGCATCTCTTCCCGGTGCGGGAGAGGACATCGTCAGTCTTGATGTCATTCCCGTTGAACGGGATGAGCAGGCCGGGCTTCGTCCCGCCCGTCTTCGCGAGCGCATCCGCGCGGCTGGGCCCACCATCAATCCTTTTGCATCCATCGACCTGTCACGCCGCTTTCCCGAAGCCAATCATTGA
- a CDS encoding nitrite/sulfite reductase: MYRYDEFDASFVRQRVDQFRSQVARRVSGELTEDEFKPLRLMNGLYLQLHAYMLRVAIPYGSLDSKQMHRLADIATKYDRGYAHFTTRQNVQYNWPSLSDTPAILDELAEVEMHAIQTSGNCIRNVTTDHFAGAAHDEIADPRVYAEIIRQWSSLHPEFSFLPRKFKIAINGAKHDRAAIRVHDIGLQLVQLADGSVGFDVYVGGGQGRTPMIAKLVAEGVSETDILSYLEAVLRVYNRYGRRDNKYKARIKILVHETGLEELQADIAEEYAHVKSTLLDIPQSEIERINAYFALPDLKDDAKGTETLVQLRASDAGFSRWVGQNTHGHKDKSHACVTISLKPVGGVPGDATDAQMHLVADLAERYGYDEIRVSHEQNLILPHVAKSDLYAVYQALVEAELAEANAGLVTDMIVCPGLDYCALANARSIPIAQDLSLRLGAPERQKQIGKLTLNISGCINACGHHHVGHIGILGVDKKGEELYQITLGGSADEHSSIGAILGRGFPAEELTDAVELVIDTYIGLRQSDDETFIDAYRRVGPQPFKDALYPSSKKAA, translated from the coding sequence ATGTATCGCTATGATGAATTCGACGCCAGCTTTGTGCGCCAGCGCGTGGATCAGTTCCGCAGTCAGGTGGCACGTCGCGTCTCCGGAGAGTTGACCGAGGACGAGTTCAAACCGTTGCGGCTGATGAACGGTCTTTATCTGCAGCTTCATGCCTACATGCTGCGTGTGGCGATTCCCTATGGCTCGCTCGACAGCAAGCAGATGCATCGCCTTGCGGACATCGCGACGAAATATGATCGCGGCTATGCCCATTTCACCACGCGGCAGAATGTCCAGTATAACTGGCCGAGCCTCTCCGACACGCCAGCCATTCTTGACGAGTTGGCCGAAGTGGAGATGCATGCGATCCAAACCTCGGGCAACTGCATTCGCAACGTGACGACGGATCACTTTGCCGGAGCGGCTCATGACGAGATCGCCGATCCTCGCGTCTATGCCGAGATTATCCGCCAGTGGTCGAGCCTTCATCCGGAATTCTCGTTCCTGCCGCGCAAGTTCAAGATCGCCATCAATGGTGCCAAGCACGACCGCGCCGCGATTCGTGTGCATGACATTGGGCTGCAGCTGGTTCAGCTTGCTGACGGCTCTGTCGGCTTTGATGTTTATGTCGGCGGTGGGCAGGGGCGCACGCCGATGATCGCCAAGTTGGTGGCCGAGGGCGTGTCAGAGACCGATATCCTGAGCTATCTCGAAGCGGTGCTGCGCGTCTATAACCGCTATGGTCGCCGGGACAACAAATACAAGGCGCGCATCAAGATCCTTGTCCATGAGACAGGGCTTGAGGAATTGCAGGCCGATATCGCTGAGGAATATGCGCATGTGAAGTCGACACTCCTTGATATCCCCCAGAGCGAGATTGAACGCATCAATGCCTATTTCGCCCTGCCGGATTTGAAGGATGATGCCAAGGGTACGGAGACGCTCGTGCAGTTGCGTGCGTCCGATGCCGGATTCTCCCGCTGGGTGGGTCAGAATACCCATGGCCACAAGGACAAGAGCCACGCCTGCGTGACGATCTCGCTGAAGCCCGTTGGCGGTGTGCCGGGTGATGCGACCGATGCCCAGATGCATCTGGTGGCCGATCTGGCTGAACGCTACGGCTATGACGAAATCCGGGTGAGCCATGAACAGAACCTGATCCTGCCGCATGTCGCCAAGAGCGATCTCTACGCGGTTTATCAGGCGCTGGTTGAAGCCGAACTGGCCGAGGCCAATGCCGGGCTCGTGACCGACATGATCGTCTGTCCGGGGCTTGATTATTGCGCGCTCGCGAATGCCCGCTCGATCCCCATTGCTCAGGATCTTTCTCTCCGCCTTGGTGCGCCGGAACGTCAGAAGCAGATCGGCAAGCTGACCCTCAATATCTCGGGCTGCATCAATGCCTGCGGTCATCACCATGTGGGCCACATCGGCATTCTCGGCGTCGATAAGAAGGGCGAGGAACTCTACCAGATCACGCTCGGCGGGTCTGCGGATGAACACAGCTCCATCGGCGCGATCCTCGGGCGTGGTTTCCCTGCCGAGGAACTGACCGATGCGGTTGAGCTGGTGATTGACACCTATATCGGCCTGCGTCAGTCCGATGACGAGACATTCATCGATGCCTATCGCCGGGTCGGGCCGCAGCCCTTCAAGGATGCGCTCTATCCCAGCAGCAAGAAAGCTGCCTGA
- a CDS encoding phosphoadenylyl-sulfate reductase: MLKRYEFSVPTQDDVDALNAAFEGERPEKVLEWLAQNAPNGEVPLVSSFGADSVVLLNMIAQINPDYPVLFIDTGKHFADTLSYRDKLKAHFGLTNLNSIRPDADDLKQKDPFGSLWISNADSCCDLRKTVPLDRAMASRKGWITGRKRYQTGDRAKLSVFELKDGKLKVNPLASWGPKDVAEYVRDHSLPGHPLVPRGYLSIGCAPCTSPVEEGQDARSGRWKGSDKSECGLHI; this comes from the coding sequence ATGTTGAAACGATATGAATTCTCCGTTCCGACGCAAGACGACGTTGATGCTCTGAACGCGGCCTTTGAGGGCGAGCGGCCAGAGAAGGTGCTTGAGTGGCTTGCGCAGAACGCACCCAACGGTGAGGTGCCTCTGGTGTCTTCGTTCGGGGCCGATTCTGTTGTGTTGCTCAACATGATTGCTCAGATCAATCCGGACTATCCGGTGCTGTTCATCGACACCGGCAAGCATTTCGCAGATACGCTCTCCTATCGGGACAAGCTCAAGGCGCATTTCGGTCTGACGAACCTCAACTCCATTCGCCCCGATGCGGACGATCTGAAGCAGAAGGATCCGTTCGGGTCGCTGTGGATCTCCAATGCTGATTCTTGCTGTGATCTGCGCAAGACCGTGCCTCTCGACAGGGCCATGGCCAGCCGCAAGGGCTGGATCACGGGCCGCAAGCGCTATCAGACCGGAGACCGGGCCAAGCTTTCGGTGTTCGAGCTGAAGGATGGCAAGCTGAAGGTCAATCCGCTGGCAAGCTGGGGACCCAAGGATGTTGCCGAATATGTCAGGGATCATTCCCTACCGGGGCATCCTCTGGTGCCGAGGGGCTATCTCTCGATTGGCTGTGCGCCTTGCACCAGTCCGGTGGAAGAGGGGCAGGACGCCCGGTCCGGACGCTGGAAGGGGTCTGACAAATCCGAATGCGGTCTTCATATCTGA
- a CDS encoding DUF934 domain-containing protein codes for MNKQTKTLFRDGAFLADIWTELAEDAVYSGQNLVLVPFAQAIEYLKAGREMPEDFGVQVGSADDVEALAPFLGSIAVISLNFPSFADGRGFSSARLLRERLKFTGEIRASGHYILDQMPFLKRCGVDAFMISSDKVRAGLERGEWPEVTHYYQPVAGDGAGGVASRPWLRRKVEVPDQRESRTRGA; via the coding sequence ATGAACAAGCAGACAAAGACTCTTTTTCGTGATGGTGCCTTTCTGGCGGATATCTGGACCGAGTTAGCCGAGGATGCCGTCTATTCGGGGCAGAATCTCGTTCTCGTGCCATTTGCTCAGGCAATCGAGTATCTGAAGGCAGGCCGTGAGATGCCTGAGGATTTCGGTGTTCAGGTTGGGTCGGCAGATGATGTGGAAGCTCTTGCGCCCTTCCTTGGGTCCATTGCTGTCATCTCTCTCAACTTTCCCAGTTTCGCCGATGGGCGCGGCTTCTCGTCTGCCCGGCTGTTGCGGGAACGGCTGAAGTTTACCGGCGAAATCCGCGCGAGCGGGCATTATATCCTTGACCAGATGCCATTTCTCAAGCGTTGCGGCGTCGACGCCTTCATGATTTCCAGTGACAAGGTGCGTGCCGGACTGGAGCGTGGAGAATGGCCTGAAGTGACCCACTACTACCAGCCTGTTGCCGGCGACGGGGCAGGGGGTGTCGCAAGCCGTCCATGGCTGCGGCGCAAGGTGGAAGTGCCTGACCAGCGGGAGAGTCGCACCCGTGGGGCTTGA